The Miscanthus floridulus cultivar M001 chromosome 7, ASM1932011v1, whole genome shotgun sequence genome includes a region encoding these proteins:
- the LOC136464916 gene encoding replication protein A 32 kDa subunit A-like: MMPSSQPDFSPSQFTSTQNAAADSTTPSKMRGASSTMPLTVKQVVDAQQSGTGEKGAPFVVDGVEMANIRLVGMVNGKVERTTDVTFTLDDGTGRLDFIRWVNDASDSSETAAIQNGMYVAVIGSLKGLQERKRATAFSSRPITDFNEVTLHFIQCVRMHIENTKLKAGSPARTSSSMGVSVSNGFSESSTPTSLKSNLAPVTSGASGSDTDLSTQVLNIFKEPANLESEHGVHVDEVIKRFKLPEKKIMDAVLDNVDLGHLYSTIDDSHFKST, encoded by the exons ATGATGCCGTCGAGCCAACCCGACTTCTCGCCGTCGCAGTTCACCTCCACCCAGAATGCCGCCGCCGACTCCACCACGCCTTCCAAG ATGCGCGGCGCGTCCAGCACCATGCCGCTCACCGTGAAGCAGGTCGTCGACGCGCAGCAATCTGGCACCGGCgagaagggcgctccgttcgtcgtGGATGGCGTCGAGATGGCTAAC ATTCGACTTGTGGGGATGGTCAACGGCAAGGTGGAGCGGACGACCGATGTGACATTCACGCTCGATGACGGCACCGGCCGCCTCGATTTCATCAGATG GGTGAATGATGCTTCAGATTCTTCCGAAACTGCTGCTATTCA GAATGGTATGTACGTTGCGGTCATTGGAAGCCTCAAGGGACTTCAAGAGAGGAAGCGTGCTACTGCTTTCTCAAGCAG GCCTATAACTGATTTCAATGAGGTTACGCTGCATTTCATTCAGTGTGTTCGGATGCATATAGAGAACACGAAATTAAAG GCTGGCAGTCCTGCACGAACCAGTTCTTCTATGGGAGTGTCAGTCTCAAATGGTTTCAGTGAATCAAGCACACCAACATCTTTGAAATCGAATCTA GCACCAGTGACCAGTGGAGCAAGTGGATCCGATACTGATTTGAGCACGCAGGTGCTTAATATTTTTAAAGAACCAGCGAACCT TGAGAGTGAGCATGGGGTACATGTTGATGAAGTTATCAAGCGGTTCAAACTGCCGGAGAAGAAGATCAT GGACGCTGTTCTCGACAATGTGGACTTGGGCCATCTCTACTCAACAATTGATGACTCCCACTTTAAGTCAACTTAA